The DNA region AAAAGGAAATCTTGAATGGTTGGAACATTATAGAAGTCAAAGTGAGACTCTACTCCATTTAGCAGTCAAGAAGCATGATGATGAATACTACATAAGAAAGCTCGCAGAACTATGTCctgatttaatttttgtaaaaaaccAAGAAGACTTTTTTGGACAGACAGCCCTTCACATATCCATTACCAAGGGAAACGTTGTATTGACTAAAATACTGTTGGATGTTGtccaacagaaaaaaaacaacagaatgTCTGAATTATTACAAACATTGGCGACAGGAGGTCGGTTTGTGAACACTGTGATGATGGGACAACTTCCTCTAACAGTAGCTGCACTGTCAGGCAATACTGAGATCGTTGACGTTCTCTTAGAATATGGAGCTAATTTGCATGATCAAAACAAAGAGGGTGATACCGTATTTCATTCTTTAGTTAAATATGCAGCAATATACCCAGAAAAAGTAATGACTATTATTCAAATGTTGCAATATCTTAACCAAAAAGTGGAAAGCAGATATCAAATTGACACAACGATAGATTACAACTCTAAAGAGGATGAATATCGACATATACATTCGTTTGTTTGGTTCATAAAAAATGAAGAGAACATGACCCCACTTCAACTTGCCGCGAAACACGGCGTTTTTGAGCTTTTTGAAGTGATAATTAACATAAGAAATGTTTACTGCTTTATCAGAGAAAACGATGGGTTGTTTGACGTTAAAGAGTACGACATAACAGAAATAGACACCGTTAGCAATTTTCGCACCTCTGATCAAGGAATCGAACGAGTTGCTTCCAAACCAGAAAACAAATCTCCACAATTTGAAGGAGTACCTAAAAAAAGGCCTCACATATATGAAACACCATGTGCCCCTTGCTGTTTCAATCCCGGTTCTGATTCTGTATTAGAAATGCTATTCAGATATGACTACGACAGAAAAGATGCCTATCGTATTATTGAGTTAACTCctgtaaaaaatatcataaaaatgaaatggGACATTTATAAGTGGGTTTTCATGTTGTTGATGATACTTCATTatctttttatgatattttttactatatatagCGTATACAACGTTGAATTAGGCATTCAAAGTGTGAATGGAAATAATGCTTCattattttctgaaaattttgtttacGGGTTTCGATGGATATCATTTTGTTGTGGTTTTTTTATGGTTGTTTTGGATTTCGTTTACTTAGTGCCAAGTTCcgaaagaaaaatatcattttttacctCACGCATAATTTAGAATATATCATTCCAATGCTAATTCTATCTGTTACACTGATCCTCGATGTAGTGTGGTCTTTAATAGAAGAACACGACAATATTCCGCTTATTGTTGCTTTAATTTGCGGCTGGTGGTTAAATATATTCTTTCTGTCAccaataaaacattttagcTTCTTCACAGAACTAATTAAGCAGGTGATCATCGGGGATCTTATCCGATTTGGACTTGTTATTCTATTTGGATTGTTTTCTTTCTCCGCTGGGATGTACATCGTTTTTCGAGGAACAGGCGAAGAAGACTTTACTTCATACAGAAGTACGATGATGGCAATGTTTAAGCTTGGAATTGGGATCAACGATATTAGCGTACTATATTCTGCCCGAATTCCGTGGGTAGCGGTTACAATCTTCATTGTCTTTACAGTTTTCACATATCTACTCATGCTTAATGCCTTGATTGCAATGATGTCACAGACATGTTCCCTTGTGCTAGAAGAACGGTTTCCTCAGTGGCGAATACAACAATTGTCTATTGTTCTCTTAATAGAGGATATATTCCGGTATTGCTGTTTTAAGTATAGATTGTCATGTATAGGGACACCAATAACTTCAAAAGGTTATGATCCAATGACAAGGACAAAGAAGAAAAAAGGCGATTCGTCTTAGAAATACATTCCTTGCAAATGGAATATGCGACACAAGAGGACAAAACATGTATTAAAGATAAATCTGCCGAAATGCAAACACTATGCCTACAACCCAGCGGTCAGGAAAGCCTATTAAGGAGTCAAACTTTTACAAATCCTCTTTCCTATAATATTTTCCCAGCTCGACAAAGTTCGATATATACGACGGGCGTTCAAACCTCTGGGTCTCTGGGTCAGTCTTTTCAACCGTACATTCGTCGTAAGACAAAAGAGGGGAAAAAAAGGAAGCGTCTAGAAAAGTTAGATAAAATGAACACTAACGAAGAAAATGAAGAGTCAAATAAGTTTAGACCAGTATCACTAAGAGTCCGTTCATCTAAGAAACCGACTTTAGTATCGCAGATCGGAAAATCCTTTTCCGCGAATGACATGGAAACTCGAAACCAACATTCGCCTGTTGTGGATATTGAGCCATTGACCTGCCGTCTTAATCTAGCTAGATTACCGCTTGATAGACAAAATAACGCAAAAAAACCATCTGAGTATGAAATTTGGAATATAACTGATTCCTTTACTTGAAAGAAATTAGTAGGTCATTTTAGAAAATGTATATGAATCTCAAAGTGGAAATTATAAGTGTATGAATTTGTCTGTGATGATATTTTAGGTGGGAAAAACCCCGAAacaattattgtttaaatttgataagacattttTGCGAGTAATTTTGATGTTCATTCATGCTTCGTTGTTTTCTGTGCTTTACAGCAAAGGAATGGCATATCACGTTTGGGAATTAACATAAAATGTTGTCGTTAACATTcttacattttaaaagatatattttttttattgaaatattttggttattaaGCTGATGAATGTCGTTTAAGAGGCATggccacgattttggtcaaaaatgtACTTCCAAattataatgtttacaatgcttcagtaaggcgcgcatttttaataggcagcAAAAATTAAAGCATCATtagttgagttataagcgagttacagagatAACAGGTCtttgctttgttttgttttttataattcCAGTTTTTGACCCAAAATAATGGTTTAAATGTTAAGAAATGATTATTCatgctttaaatgataaagaaGATTGAAAATTCAGCTTTTATAGtaaacctacatgtatgtaaacaaaaaacaggaCACGTGCCCTGTTTACAAGACCTGTGAGTCTTGTACCTTGCCGATAACTCTGACTGACTCTTAAATTTCAtctgatcattagaaatgcattcctaaagcattaaCACTAATAGAAAGAGAATAATAGTGTTTAACttaaatcgtgaccatgcctcttatatggttgatacatttttttatgtaaaagttTGCTTTATAATGATACAAGTATATAGTGCATAGTTTTAGATGAATTAATGtacgatttaaatgtttaaaaaaaaattaaattatgaccttttttcattttaattgcagTAGATATGCATACAAATACCAATTACTGCTTATGTAACTATAATATATGGTGTCAGAATAATAAACAAAAGTATGTTATTTGAAATGAGTTTATTGGCGATAATGGCCATATCTGCTTCagttatatacaaaaaaatatgtaggTATGAAGGCTATTACCACGAGATTTACCCTGGGAACGGATAAACACCTCTTGGTGGCGAATCTTAGAACATACTTGTACTAGAATTTAACTGtccatataaaaatatgaacacAACTGGTAAGCCTTAATCCGCAGATAGCAAACAACTTGAAGGGCATCTGCCGTCCTGGAATAACAACCATGACGGTTTGTCAGAAAGTGTTGGAtcctaaaatgaaatataaaaacagGAGCGCAGAAAAACCAGATAACTCCTGAACGATGTCCATGAGGTCACCACTGGACAGAACTAACACAGTCTGCCCCACCAGTAGTGCAGCATGTTGGGGTTTACTTAGATATAATAACatgaggccaataggccttaacggtcacctgaatACCATAGCCCATTCACAAAATAGTAGAGGAGTCACATAAATGCATTCAATTGAGTTTCATTATGGAGTAGAAGATTATTATATTGCAATGACATCCACCTcactgcctgaaatctttcgaAAAGGACGCTTAACCCTATAGCGTAGCACAAAACTTTGAGATCGTAACAGAGTGTATGAAAAGGTGCACAGATCCCATTCTTTTCTCATATATGTTAACTTTCATGATAGGTTTAATGTTTACATGCtttcatagataaactaaaataagGTTGCTAGTATACTACTTATTACTTTACAATTAACAAGTCTACTCGTTTATTTACCAAGAAATGAAggctgtttttgtttcaaataataaaaatacttgcATAACTATTTTGATCATACAACTTCTGAATTACACtatatttaatgattaattacTACAAATATACAAGCCAAGGAAGATAACTCCTTTATAAAAAGCAAGGGAATATAACTCCATTAACTGTTATACTCCTCTTCAGTGAACTCTTTTCAAATGCTTTCACAATATCTTATCGATAACTTCGATGGGCAGCTTCATTTTTTTCGTTTCTAAACATGAAAATAaactcatttctttcattgaaattcctgaacagaataaaataataagacaaAAGCATACCCCCTTTCCCAACCATAACCCTTGCCTTACATGCAggtgacataaaaaaaaatattaaagatgataggatcatttttttttctaaatattcagTTAGTTTTTATTCTGTGTTCTGTGTctgcagagaagaagattttttaaacgttatatgcattaacactaaatggccatattgcccccccccccccctacgacctgaacccctgacccaggggccatgaattttccaatttaggtagaggggtttgtggacatcataaccatgcattcagttttccCCACATAAGTGGGAGTAATaggaagattttctaagatttaatacattttcactatatggctaAATTAGCCACGcatttacaaaggaatattggactagatatttaaaaatctacctctcaaaaaccaatcagccaggaacgCTGAAACTTGCGTTAAAACATCCTAAAGTTTGGggaaatttaagttttttcaaatcatgatccccttGGGTATGATGGGGTTACAGGGTGACAGGGGGACAACATTTACATTGGAATatctagaattaaaaaaaaaatcttaaaaaccatttgccCAGAAAAGATCTAACTTTAGAGAACGTaacctcaggtaatgtagattcaaattcaaTATCTTGTAGTTAGACAACCCTAAtataagattttaatatatgaaGGAGACAAAATTGACACCCTTTAATCGGAAAAAGAGAGCAAAGTATACAGGAACCGTTATACGTCTTAAAAGtttagcacccccccccctccaatatGAGGGAGCCCAAATTGGCATCCCTGAGTCAGAAATGGGGATACAGAGGATATAGAGTGTGATCACTGTTCCATGGCACCCTATCCCACCTCTAATTtgtttagaggtccgtgtttacTTTTCtcctgttttatattttttctttggacTTTTGATCTTGAACACTGTTTGTTATCGCCAAGTATCAGGAGCACATATATGCCTTGAAAATTtggtttgttttaataaaactcAGTACAAGATGAAGAGGGTCTAAATCCGACACTTTCATAAAAAATGGATGACATAATGCacaataagtttaaaaattaccgaatatttagtaaaatattGTGTCTAATTAATTTAGACTCCATTTAGCCGAACAAGTAGCAAGAGGAGTCATGCATACAACGTATTGCTAGAACAAAAACGTATTACTAGAAGAAAACAACTGCAAAGTTCGGCCTCATCAAATCCGAGGAGAGGGcccttttttgaaaatatgctTGCCGAGctgatgtaaaaaataaatttgcagCCATATTAAGGGGGAGGTGGATGTGGGTGGCGTTGACTGAAGGGATGCAAGGTGATGCCAGATACACAACAATTATTAGTGCTCAACCGTTAAAAGCCATGGTAAAACTGTGTAACTTCAAGACACTTTAATGACTCGTACTCATTCCATTTTGGCGATACTTTTTACGCCCCCgtcctttaaaaaatttaagcCTTGTTGTAACCTATTTTTAAATAGGTCGTTGCTGAAATGGTTATGGTGAACACCATCTCTGCATAGGCTAAGGCCTTAAATATCTAGTTCTGGGGATCTTATATACTTATCCTCCTCCcgtttttgttaaatatgttGCTATGTGGCTATTATTACACACTCTAACCTTTTTTAGCGGCTGATGATCGATCTCCAAACGCCAGTGAAGCCCTGATCGAATTTAGGACCAAACCG from Crassostrea angulata isolate pt1a10 chromosome 7, ASM2561291v2, whole genome shotgun sequence includes:
- the LOC128155961 gene encoding LOW QUALITY PROTEIN: transient receptor potential cation channel subfamily V member 2-like (The sequence of the model RefSeq protein was modified relative to this genomic sequence to represent the inferred CDS: inserted 1 base in 1 codon; deleted 1 base in 1 codon), which gives rise to MERTKYVTKSTTQLINSVGKKRILLSLVKDIKNGDIESANIRLENLERKGNLEWLEHYRSQSETLLHLAVKKHDDEYYIRKLAELCPDLIFVKNQEDFFGQTALHISITKGNVVLTKILLDVVQQKKNNRMSELLQTLATGGRFVNTVMMGQLPLTVAALSGNTEIVDVLLEYGANLHDQNKEGDTVFHSLVKYAAIYPEKVMTIIQMLQYLNQKVESRYQIDTTIDYNSKEDEYRHIHSFVWFIKNEENMTPLQLAAKHGVFELFEVIINIRNVYCFIRENDGLFDVKEYDITEIDTVSNFRTSDQGIERVASKPENKSPQFEGVPKKRPHIYETPCAPCCFNPGSDSVLEMLFRYDYDRKDAYRIIELTPVKNIIKMKWDIYKWVFMLLMILHYLFMIFFTIYSVYNVELGIQSVSAGMYIVFRGTGEEDFTSYRSTMMAMFKLGIGINDISVLYSARIPWVAVTIFIVFTVFTYLLMLNALIAMMSQTCSLVLEERFPQWRIQQLSIVLLIEDIFRYCCFKYRLSCIGTPITSKGYDPMTRTKKXKRRFVLEIHSLQMEYATQEDKTCIKDKSAEMQTLCLQPSAKEWHITFGN